In Deltaproteobacteria bacterium, the sequence GCTAAATACTATAGAGCGGCGCTTTTGGCTTTAAAAAAGTTTGCGCATAACGCAAATGCTCGTATTCTAACCCAAAAGGTTACTGAAAAATATGATACTGCTTTAGGCCCGGCAACATTAAAGCAAAAAGTGCAAGCCCTTTTAATGTTACTTTACGCTATGCGTGAAAAATTTCGTGTGTCTTTAAAACGAAATGTTTATCAGCCTAAAATTATTACTACTAGGTATCAACGACCAATTAAGAAGGCTAATGCACTTCTGCAACTCGTTAAGAAGTCAACTAAAAGTCGTTTTAATCTTGATATTAATTGGAGTGCGCAGCCGACAGTGGTGACACCTAGGGGATTGATGTACAAAAAAGAGGCTAAACAGCTAGCAAACGCTATTAAAAAATATTTAATTGAAGAGCGACGTGGTGTAGTCGTTCGGCTTGAAGGTTTGATGTTGGTCAAGAGTGCAGCTTTGCATTCATTTTTACGACGAGTGCGAGATTACCAGCAACAGGTAACTGTAGTTCTTGAGCATGAAGTCGAAGTAGTGCGTCAAGCCATTAAAGAACTGCCTGAAGAGTTATCATCTCTTATACAAATAAACGTATAAAATATTTAGAGTGTATAATTAAGTAAGGCGTATGATTTTAAAAAACAATGTAGCAAAATTAGGGGGTGTCCCTAAATGTTGGACTTAAGAAGTTCACGAAAGCAGCGTAAACGATGGCCGCGCGCTTAAGTAAAATCATGCTGAGGTTTGCTAGTGGCAAAGCGCAGGCAGGATTTTTGCGAGCACGCGGTCGTAAGTAGCGGATTTCGTGAAGATCGACGTGAGACATTTAGGGACACTCCCTGATATTTGTAACAAGCCAATAATTTCGCAAAGCCTACAATTTTGTAGGCAAACTCGAGATTGGTTTTAATCACCGTTAGGAAACTACGGTATCTATTGGAGAAGAAATGTCTAAGAAACTTTTTATAGGTGGTATTAATTGGAATACTAATGAAGATGAGCTTCGACAAGCCTTTGCACAATTTGGCGAGATTTCTGATTTAAAAATTATTAGTGAACGTGATACAGGCCGTTCACGAGGCTTTGGTTTTATAAGCTTTGTTAATTCTAACGACGCTAATAATGCTATAAATGAAATGAATGGAAGAAAATTGGCTGGTAGTATTTTAAAAGTTAACGAGGCACAAGAAAAACCCACGGGTGGCAATAGGTCTTTTCGACCTGGCGGTAGACAAAACAATAACGGTGGTAGAAGCAGAGATTGGTGAAACGCAAATATCTTTTCTTTCTTATTTGTCATACTAAGCCCTATATTAAGGACCCTCTGGCATATATTCATTAGCTTATAGAGCCAAAGGCTTCTAAAGGAGAATTGTAATGGCGATGAGGTCTAAAATGTCTCAAATGAAGCGCCAACGTGAGCTCCGTAAATCAGAAAAAGCTGCGCAAAAACGGGCCAAACGTCATAAATCCATAAA encodes:
- a CDS encoding RNA-binding protein, producing the protein MSKKLFIGGINWNTNEDELRQAFAQFGEISDLKIISERDTGRSRGFGFISFVNSNDANNAINEMNGRKLAGSILKVNEAQEKPTGGNRSFRPGGRQNNNGGRSRDW